From Centropristis striata isolate RG_2023a ecotype Rhode Island chromosome 16, C.striata_1.0, whole genome shotgun sequence, a single genomic window includes:
- the vcpkmt gene encoding protein-lysine methyltransferase METTL21D: MAAVMDENDYFVREIEKNDGSTLKLKQCYLGDVGCVVWDAAIVLAKYLETKQFYDPSSGVNVWAGRSVVELGAGTGVVGLMAATLGAVVTVTDLEDLQTLLKLNIQENQALINSGSGSVTAKVLKWGEDLSDFHPLPQYVLMADCIYYEQSIVPLVESLKLLSGPETCIICCYEQRTEGVNPEMERKFFELLQQHFHCEEIPSDKQDPEFSSPDIHILHIRRKV, encoded by the exons ATGGCGGCTGTTATGGatgaaaatgattattttgtGAGAGAAATCGAGAAAAACGACGGTAGCACCCTGAAATTGAAGCAGTGCTACTTGGGAGACGTTGGCTGTGTTGTTTGGGATGCAGCTATCGTTCTCGCAAAATATTTAGAGACGAAACAATTTTATGATCCGTCCTCAGGAGTAAACGTGTGGGCTGGCAGGAGTGTGGTGGAGTTAGGAGCTGGGACAGGAGTTGTTGGTCTGATGGCAGCAACGCTGGG AGCTGTAGTTACTGTGACAGACCTGGAGGATTTGCAGACGCTCCTCAAGTTGAACATCCAGGAAAACCAGGCACTTATCAATAGTGGATCTGGATCTGTTACTGCCAAGGTATTAAAATG GGGTGAAGATTTGTCAGATTTCCACCCTCTCCCACAGTATGTCCTCATGGCAGATTGCATCTATTATGAGCAg TCTATTGTTCCATTGGTGGAGAGCTTGAAGCTGCTCTCTGGACCAGAGACCTGCATTATTTGCTGCTATGAGCAACGCACAGAGGGCGTCAACCCAGAGATGGAAAGGAAGTTTTTTGAG ctgctgcaacaacactTCCACTGTGAGGAGATCCCTTCAGACAAGCAAGACCCAGAGTTCAGTAGTCCGGACATCCACATCCTGCACATCCGAAGAAAAGTCTGA
- the arf6b gene encoding ADP-ribosylation factor 6b, whose product MGKVLSKIFGNKEMRILMLGLDAAGKTTILYKLKLGQSVTTIPTVGFNVETVTYKNVKFNVWDVGGQDKIRPLWRHYYTGTQGLIFVVDCADRDRIDEARQELHRIINDREMRDAIILIFANKQDLPDAMKPHEIQEKLGLTRIRDRNWYVQPSCATTGDGLYEGLTWLTSNYKS is encoded by the coding sequence ATGGGGAAAGTGCTGTCTAAAATATTTGGCAACAAGGAGATGAGAATATTAATGCTTGGACTTGATGCTGCTGGAAAGACAACAATCCTTTACAAACTCAAACTCGGACAGTCTGTCACCACAATCCCCACAGTCGGCTTCAATGTGGAGACTGTCACCTACAAAAATGTCAAGTTCAACGTGTGGGATGTTGGGGGCCAAGATAAGATTCGCCCACTGTGGCGACACTACTACACAGGCACCCAAGGGTTAATTTTCGTGGTGGATTGCGCGGACAGGGATCGCATCGACGAGGCAAGACAGGAACTCCACCGCATCATTAATGACCGGGAGATGAGGGATGCCATCATCTTGATATTCGCCAATAAGCAAGACCTTCCGGATGCAATGAAGCCACATGAAATCCAAGAGAAGCTCGGCTTGACCCGCATCAGAGATAGGAATTGGTATGTTCAGCCCTCCTGTGCGACCACAGGTGATGGACTGTATGAGGGCTTGACATGGCTAACCTCAAATTACAAATCTTAA